Proteins encoded in a region of the Bradyrhizobium sp. CB3481 genome:
- a CDS encoding lytic murein transglycosylase, with protein MPLLRLLVAATASLTLSSLAIAQPAPGPRPAPRPAVAPVPGQPAAASRTPRAAACHNGLSFDRFLADLKQQAVADGVSQRTLSEAAPYLVYDQSIVNRDRGQRVFGQVFTEFARNRASDGAAKNAQARIRMHAAAFARAEKEYGVPPAVIAAFWGLESSFGAELGNLSTLRSLVSLAYDCRRSEMFQKETIAALKIIDRGDLPASEMIGAWAGELGQTQFLPTHYFTYAVDYDGDGHRNLLRSAPDVIGSTANYIATGLKWRRGEPWLQEVRAPQNFPWEQADLTIKLPRAKFAQLGVTYPDGRPLPNDDLPASLLLPMGRTGPAFLAYANFAVYTEWNNSLIYSTTAAYLASRIAGAPPMRQPSVPVAQLPLNELKELQQLLVRAGYNVGKVDGVMGQLSRTAVKAMQVKYGLPADSWPTAELLARMRGPSAQAQPAGLVMPAAR; from the coding sequence ATGCCGCTTCTCAGACTCCTCGTTGCTGCCACGGCGTCCCTGACACTTTCATCCCTCGCCATCGCCCAACCGGCCCCCGGCCCGCGTCCCGCACCGAGGCCTGCGGTCGCGCCAGTGCCCGGTCAGCCGGCCGCAGCTTCTCGCACGCCGCGGGCTGCGGCCTGCCACAACGGCCTGTCGTTCGACCGCTTCCTTGCCGATCTGAAGCAGCAGGCGGTCGCCGACGGCGTGTCGCAGCGCACGCTCAGCGAGGCCGCGCCCTACCTCGTCTACGACCAGAGCATCGTGAACCGCGACCGCGGCCAGCGCGTGTTCGGCCAGGTGTTCACCGAGTTTGCGCGCAACCGCGCCTCCGACGGCGCGGCGAAGAACGCGCAGGCGCGCATCAGGATGCATGCGGCGGCGTTCGCCCGCGCCGAGAAGGAGTATGGCGTGCCGCCGGCGGTGATCGCCGCGTTCTGGGGCCTAGAAAGCAGTTTTGGCGCCGAGCTCGGCAATCTGTCCACGCTACGCTCGCTGGTGTCGCTGGCCTATGATTGCCGCCGCTCCGAGATGTTTCAGAAGGAGACCATCGCGGCCCTCAAGATCATCGACCGCGGCGACCTCCCGGCTAGCGAAATGATCGGCGCATGGGCCGGCGAGCTCGGGCAAACGCAATTCCTGCCGACGCATTATTTCACCTATGCGGTCGACTATGACGGCGACGGCCATCGCAACCTCTTGCGCAGCGCACCCGACGTGATCGGCTCGACCGCGAATTACATCGCCACCGGATTGAAATGGCGGCGCGGCGAGCCGTGGCTGCAGGAAGTGCGCGCGCCGCAAAATTTCCCCTGGGAGCAGGCCGATCTCACGATAAAACTGCCGCGCGCAAAATTCGCGCAGCTCGGCGTCACCTATCCGGACGGCCGGCCGCTGCCGAACGACGACCTGCCGGCCTCGCTGCTGCTGCCGATGGGCCGCACTGGACCCGCGTTTCTGGCCTATGCGAATTTCGCTGTTTACACCGAGTGGAACAACTCGCTGATCTATTCGACCACCGCGGCCTATCTCGCCAGCCGCATCGCCGGCGCGCCGCCGATGCGGCAGCCGTCAGTGCCGGTAGCGCAACTGCCGCTCAACGAGCTGAAGGAGCTGCAGCAGCTTTTGGTGCGCGCCGGCTACAATGTCGGCAAGGTCGACGGCGTGATGGGACAGCTCAGCCGCACCGCGGTGAAGGCGATGCAGGTCAAATACGGCCTGCCGGCGGATTCCTGGCCGACGGCGGAATTGCTGGCACGGATGCGTGGGCCGAGTGCCCAGGCGCAGCCGGCAGGCCTGGTGATGCCCGCGGCGCGGTAG
- a CDS encoding DUF1993 domain-containing protein — protein sequence MSFYDASVPAFLQILGSLSGLLTKADAHCKAKNIQPEALLNARLYPDMYPLTRQVQTACDFAMKTCARLTGSEVPQTPDTEKSFEELQQRIAKTIDYVKAFKPAQFDGGDTRDVTFPIGPSNTMTLKGQQYLTGFAFPNFYFHAATAHGILRHNGVEIGKRDFLGVR from the coding sequence ATGTCCTTTTACGACGCCTCCGTGCCCGCCTTCCTGCAGATTCTCGGCAGCCTTTCCGGCCTGCTCACGAAAGCGGACGCGCATTGCAAGGCAAAGAACATCCAGCCCGAGGCGTTGCTGAATGCGCGGCTTTACCCCGACATGTATCCGCTGACACGGCAGGTGCAGACGGCCTGCGACTTCGCCATGAAGACTTGCGCGCGGCTCACCGGCAGCGAGGTGCCACAGACGCCGGACACCGAAAAGAGTTTTGAAGAATTGCAGCAGCGGATCGCGAAGACAATCGACTATGTGAAGGCGTTCAAGCCGGCGCAGTTCGACGGCGGCGATACGCGGGATGTCACCTTCCCGATCGGCCCGAGCAACACCATGACGCTGAAGGGCCAGCAATATCTCACCGGGTTCGCGTTTCCGAATTTCTATTTCCACGCCGCCACCGCGCACGGCATCCTGCGCCATAATGGCGTCGAGATCGGCAAGCGGGATTTTCTCGGCGTGAGGTAA
- a CDS encoding phosphohydrolase, which produces MTREDLIAAYTAPGRHYHNLAHIEDCLAALARIDDVSAREREILTEAICWHDIVYDATRADNEERSAELAEQHVRADIAAEVGRLICLTKTHDVKPGDRLGAILISIDLSILGSEPARYDAYAAAIRQEFIHVPEADYRAGRAKVLGHFAARPVIFPDPAFAAKYDQKARANLARELASLR; this is translated from the coding sequence ATGACCCGCGAAGATCTCATTGCGGCCTACACCGCCCCCGGCCGCCACTACCACAACCTCGCTCACATCGAAGACTGCCTTGCCGCGCTCGCGCGCATCGACGATGTTTCGGCGCGCGAGCGCGAAATCCTCACCGAGGCGATCTGCTGGCACGACATCGTCTACGACGCGACGCGCGCCGACAATGAGGAGCGCAGCGCTGAGCTTGCCGAACAGCATGTCCGCGCTGACATCGCCGCGGAGGTCGGCCGCCTGATCTGCCTGACCAAAACGCACGACGTGAAGCCTGGCGACCGGCTCGGCGCTATCCTGATCTCGATCGACCTCAGCATTCTCGGCAGCGAGCCCGCACGCTACGACGCTTACGCCGCCGCGATCCGGCAGGAGTTCATCCATGTGCCGGAGGCCGACTATCGCGCCGGCCGCGCGAAGGTGCTCGGCCATTTCGCGGCAAGGCCGGTGATCTTTCCCGATCCGGCGTTCGCCGCGAAATACGACCAGAAGGCCCGCGCCAACCTCGCGCGCGAGCTGGCATCGCTGCGCTGA
- a CDS encoding RidA family protein produces MPKIQHFAPPAGIKSPPLSFATRVGDLLFVSGIPGFDDKGALADGFEAQFGFVVANIKRVLDEAGATFRDLVKVNVLLTRASDVATMNTLYASAFGPAPYPARTTCVVQALPDPKMLIEIECVAQISGR; encoded by the coding sequence ATGCCAAAGATCCAGCATTTTGCGCCGCCCGCCGGGATCAAGTCCCCGCCGCTCTCCTTCGCAACCCGTGTCGGCGACTTGCTGTTCGTCTCGGGCATTCCGGGCTTTGACGACAAGGGCGCGCTGGCGGATGGGTTCGAGGCGCAGTTCGGCTTCGTCGTCGCCAACATCAAGCGCGTGCTCGACGAAGCAGGCGCGACGTTCCGCGATCTCGTCAAGGTCAACGTTCTGCTGACGCGCGCCTCCGACGTCGCCACGATGAATACCCTCTATGCGTCGGCGTTCGGACCGGCGCCCTACCCCGCCCGCACCACCTGCGTGGTGCAGGCGCTGCCTGATCCGAAGATGCTGATCGAGATCGAATGCGTGGCGCAGATTTCCGGGCGATAA